One bacterium DNA segment encodes these proteins:
- the nth gene encoding endonuclease III — MAGESRVALSKRAQAVARRLRNAWPDSRCSLHHDSAHQLLVATILSAQCTDARVNQVTPALFTRWPDAAALAGAPREELAAAVHACGYHNQKARSIQGACRRIVEEHGGQVPATLEELIRLPGVGRKTANCVLGAWHGKPALVVDTHMIRILGLLGLVASRDPEVIEREMMALLPPAEWVAFTHRIIDHGRAVCVARRPRCGECVLADLCPSAMD, encoded by the coding sequence GTGGCCGGGGAGTCCCGGGTGGCCCTGAGCAAGAGGGCACAGGCGGTGGCCCGGCGGCTGCGGAATGCCTGGCCGGACAGCCGCTGTTCCCTGCACCATGACAGTGCCCATCAGCTGCTGGTGGCCACCATTCTGTCGGCCCAGTGCACGGATGCCCGCGTCAACCAGGTGACGCCCGCCCTCTTCACCCGCTGGCCCGATGCGGCCGCCCTGGCGGGGGCGCCCCGGGAGGAGCTGGCCGCCGCCGTTCATGCCTGCGGCTACCACAACCAGAAGGCGCGCTCCATCCAGGGGGCCTGTCGCCGCATCGTCGAGGAGCATGGCGGCCAAGTGCCCGCCACCCTGGAGGAGCTGATCCGCCTGCCGGGGGTGGGTCGCAAGACGGCCAACTGCGTGCTGGGCGCCTGGCATGGGAAGCCCGCCCTCGTGGTGGACACCCACATGATCCGCATCCTCGGTCTGCTTGGCCTGGTGGCCAGCCGGGATCCGGAGGTGATCGAACGGGAGATGATGGCCCTGCTGCCTCCCGCCGAGTGGGTCGCGTTCACCCACCGCATCATCGACCACGGGCGAGCCGTCTGTGTGGCCCGGCGGCCGCGTTGCGGCGAGTGCGTGCTGGCGGATCTTTGTCCCTCGGCCATGGACTGA
- a CDS encoding queuosine precursor transporter: protein MGFRERLFLVLAGLFIAALVACNLIFQKFFTWSPFGLVTFELSVGILPYPITFLVTDIISELYGRRKANQVVVSGLFASIFVMGVVIVADLAPATDWSPVDGPTFRRVFGLFGPAVFASMTAYLAAQFIDIRLFHFWKRLTRGRHLWLRNNGSTIVSQFVDTGSVLGLLCLAGVIPWERFSSLLAMGFLFKVIVALLDTPFFYLAVALLKSRVHEDPEELAWEGDEA, encoded by the coding sequence ATGGGTTTCCGCGAACGACTTTTCCTTGTGCTGGCCGGCCTTTTCATCGCCGCCCTGGTGGCCTGCAACCTCATCTTCCAGAAGTTCTTCACCTGGAGTCCCTTTGGACTGGTCACCTTCGAACTCAGCGTGGGGATCCTGCCCTATCCCATCACCTTCCTGGTGACCGACATCATCAGCGAGCTCTATGGACGACGCAAGGCCAACCAGGTGGTGGTCTCCGGCCTCTTCGCCTCGATCTTCGTGATGGGAGTGGTGATCGTGGCCGATCTGGCCCCGGCCACGGACTGGTCGCCGGTGGACGGACCGACCTTCCGCCGCGTCTTCGGTCTCTTCGGCCCCGCCGTCTTCGCCTCCATGACGGCCTATCTGGCCGCCCAGTTCATCGACATCCGCCTCTTCCACTTCTGGAAGCGCCTCACGCGCGGCCGCCATCTTTGGTTGCGCAACAACGGTTCGACCATCGTCTCGCAGTTCGTGGACACGGGATCCGTCCTGGGCCTGCTCTGCCTGGCCGGCGTCATCCCCTGGGAACGCTTCAGCAGCCTGCTGGCCATGGGTTTTCTCTTCAAGGTGATCGTGGCCCTGCTGGACACGCCCTTCTTTTATCTTGCCGTGGCCCTGCTCAAGTCCCGGGTGCACGAGGATCCGGAGGAACTGGCCTGGGAGGGGGATGAGGCCTGA
- the folE gene encoding GTP cyclohydrolase I FolE — MDGHHIRRVEELTRELLVQVGEDPAREGLLRTPQRVATAWNFLTQGYRINLGHLLNDAIFHEECSELVVVKDVEFFSLCEHHLLPFFGRAHVGYLPRGKVIGLSKIPRIIDMHARRLQVQERLTHQVAQTLMHVLEPAGVAVVMEARHMCMQMRGVEKQNSYATTSAMLGEFHDDQETRAEFMSIIGMKTI, encoded by the coding sequence ATGGACGGGCATCACATCCGGCGCGTCGAGGAGCTGACCCGCGAGCTGCTGGTCCAGGTGGGGGAGGATCCGGCGCGGGAGGGACTGTTGCGCACGCCCCAGCGCGTGGCCACGGCCTGGAACTTCCTCACCCAGGGTTACCGCATCAATCTGGGGCACCTGCTCAACGACGCCATCTTCCACGAGGAGTGCAGTGAACTGGTGGTGGTGAAGGACGTGGAGTTCTTCAGCCTCTGCGAGCACCACCTGCTGCCCTTCTTCGGCCGGGCCCACGTGGGCTATCTGCCCCGCGGCAAGGTGATCGGCCTCTCCAAGATCCCCCGCATCATCGACATGCACGCCCGGCGCCTGCAGGTGCAGGAGCGGCTGACCCACCAGGTGGCCCAGACCCTCATGCACGTCCTCGAGCCCGCCGGCGTGGCCGTGGTGATGGAGGCCCGCCACATGTGCATGCAAATGCGCGGCGTGGAGAAGCAGAACTCCTACGCCACCACCAGCGCCATGCTGGGCGAGTTCCATGATGACCAGGAGACCCGGGCCGAGTTCATGTCCATCATCGGCATGAAGACAATCTGA
- a CDS encoding FumA C-terminus/TtdB family hydratase beta subunit, with protein sequence MEFQYHDPFPLGEDTATYTSLGKDYLEPIAFKGDVVLKVGHEAISLLTRKAFTDVNFLMRTSHQELVARILEDPEASDNDRYIARAMLLNAVISAERNLPFCQDTGTAIIYAKKGHRVATSGRDEEAVSLGVFRAYTQENFRYSQMLPLSMYEEKNSGTNLPAQIDIMACHGTDYRFLFVAKGGGSANKSQLFQMTKAVLTPAALKPFLVEKMKTLGTAACPPYHLVFVVGGTSAEAVMKVVKLASCGWHDGLPTQAGPGGQAFRDLELEQELLEESRRLGIGAQFGGKYFCHDVRVVRLPRHGASCPIGMGVSCSADRNIKGRIDADGIWLEQLDLDPMRFLKDSEQDFATGVPIDLNRPMEEIRGELSRHPVKTLLRLTGKLVVARDMAHAALHARLQKGEPLPEYMCRHPVYYAGPAKRPNGMATGSFGPTTAQRMDSYVDSFQKAGGSHIMIAKGNRSQAVTEACQANGGFYLGSPGGPAALLAKNHILSQKIIDYPEFGMEAIWEIEVKDFPAIILVDDKGNDFFRQLL encoded by the coding sequence ATGGAGTTCCAGTACCACGACCCCTTTCCACTGGGCGAGGACACGGCCACCTACACGTCGCTGGGCAAGGACTATCTGGAGCCCATCGCCTTCAAGGGCGACGTCGTGCTCAAGGTCGGGCATGAGGCCATCTCGCTGCTGACCCGCAAGGCCTTCACCGATGTCAATTTCCTGATGCGGACCAGCCACCAGGAGCTGGTGGCGCGCATCCTGGAGGATCCCGAGGCCAGCGACAACGACCGCTACATCGCCCGCGCCATGCTGCTCAACGCCGTCATTTCCGCCGAACGGAACCTGCCCTTCTGCCAGGACACGGGCACGGCCATCATTTACGCCAAGAAGGGCCACCGGGTGGCCACCTCCGGCCGCGACGAGGAGGCCGTCTCCCTGGGCGTGTTCCGCGCCTACACCCAGGAGAACTTCCGCTATTCCCAGATGCTGCCGCTCAGCATGTATGAGGAGAAGAACTCCGGCACCAACCTGCCGGCCCAGATCGACATCATGGCCTGCCACGGCACGGACTACCGCTTTCTCTTCGTGGCCAAGGGCGGGGGCAGCGCCAACAAGAGCCAGCTCTTCCAGATGACCAAGGCCGTGCTCACGCCGGCCGCGCTCAAGCCCTTCCTCGTCGAGAAGATGAAGACGTTGGGCACGGCGGCCTGTCCGCCCTACCACCTGGTCTTCGTCGTGGGCGGCACCAGCGCCGAGGCGGTGATGAAAGTGGTCAAGCTGGCCTCCTGCGGCTGGCACGACGGCCTGCCCACCCAGGCCGGTCCGGGCGGCCAGGCCTTCCGCGACCTGGAGCTGGAGCAGGAGCTGCTTGAGGAGTCGCGCCGCCTGGGGATCGGCGCCCAGTTCGGCGGCAAGTACTTCTGTCACGACGTCCGCGTGGTGCGCCTGCCCCGCCATGGCGCCAGCTGCCCCATCGGGATGGGCGTCTCGTGCAGCGCCGACCGCAACATCAAGGGCCGCATCGATGCGGATGGCATCTGGTTGGAGCAACTGGACCTGGATCCCATGCGCTTCCTCAAGGACTCCGAGCAGGACTTCGCCACCGGCGTGCCCATCGACCTCAACCGCCCGATGGAGGAGATCCGCGGCGAACTCAGCCGGCACCCTGTCAAGACCCTCCTGCGCCTGACTGGCAAACTGGTGGTGGCCCGCGACATGGCCCATGCCGCCCTCCATGCGCGGTTGCAGAAGGGCGAGCCCCTGCCCGAGTACATGTGCCGCCATCCCGTCTACTACGCCGGTCCGGCCAAGCGACCCAACGGCATGGCCACCGGATCCTTCGGACCGACCACGGCCCAGCGCATGGACTCCTACGTCGACAGCTTCCAGAAGGCGGGCGGCAGCCACATCATGATCGCCAAGGGCAACCGCAGCCAGGCGGTGACCGAGGCCTGCCAGGCCAACGGCGGCTTCTATCTGGGTTCCCCGGGCGGCCCGGCGGCCCTCCTGGCGAAAAACCACATCCTGAGCCAGAAGATCATCGACTACCCCGAATTCGGCATGGAAGCCATTTGGGAAATCGAGGTGAAGGACTTCCCGGCCATCATCCTGGTGGACGACAAGGGGAATGACTTCTTCCGCCAGCTGCTGTGA
- a CDS encoding prepilin-type N-terminal cleavage/methylation domain-containing protein — protein MQFRKDERGFTLVEVLIVVILVAILAAIAVPKYIQAVKGARASDAKVQINAILNASKIYQQETGNWPSDITALTDQGYVELDNATMRMWTFQLVGDQQVQATSTAEMKGGAGNVVTFNIQEGRWEGYGFPKTTGE, from the coding sequence ATGCAGTTCCGCAAAGACGAGCGTGGCTTTACCCTGGTCGAAGTGCTGATCGTGGTGATCCTGGTGGCCATCCTGGCTGCCATCGCCGTGCCCAAGTACATCCAGGCCGTCAAGGGCGCACGCGCCTCCGACGCCAAGGTTCAGATCAACGCCATTCTGAATGCGTCCAAGATCTACCAGCAGGAGACGGGCAACTGGCCCTCCGACATCACGGCCCTGACCGACCAGGGATATGTCGAGCTGGACAATGCCACCATGCGCATGTGGACCTTCCAGCTGGTGGGCGACCAGCAGGTCCAGGCCACGTCCACGGCCGAGATGAAGGGCGGCGCCGGCAACGTCGTCACCTTCAACATCCAGGAAGGTCGCTGGGAAGGCTACGGCTTCCCCAAGACCACGGGCGAGTAG
- a CDS encoding type IV pilus twitching motility protein PilT, with protein MDIDQLLKFAVEQGASDLHLSVGNTPMIRLHGALKKLNMGIMTQEAMDSYAARVMNSRMKQTFEEKFEVDFSYKLDGVARFRVNFFQQILGSAAVFRTIPDTLKTLDELGLPGKVLTELALKDRGLVLLTGPTGSGKSTTLAAMVDIINDAYEKHVITIEDPIEFFHTSRNCMINQREVGANTHTFASALRVALREDPDVILVGEMRDLETVQLALTAAETGHLVLATLHTSSATKTIDRVIDIFPSAQKQQVRSMLSESLEAVVAQRLLPTKDGKGRVVATEVMVATTAVRNLIREDKIFQIPNVIQSGSKAGMHTLDGDLLRLVREGKVDRSEAIQIAENPKVFDLELGDHYV; from the coding sequence GTGGATATCGATCAACTACTGAAGTTCGCGGTGGAGCAGGGCGCTTCCGACCTGCACCTCTCGGTGGGCAACACGCCCATGATCCGCCTCCATGGCGCTTTGAAGAAGCTCAACATGGGCATCATGACCCAGGAGGCGATGGACAGCTACGCCGCCCGGGTGATGAACTCCCGCATGAAGCAGACCTTCGAGGAGAAGTTCGAGGTGGACTTCTCCTACAAGTTGGATGGCGTGGCGCGCTTCCGCGTCAACTTCTTCCAGCAGATCCTGGGCTCGGCGGCGGTTTTCCGCACCATCCCGGATACGTTGAAGACGCTTGATGAGTTGGGCCTGCCCGGCAAGGTGTTGACCGAGCTGGCCCTCAAGGACCGCGGCCTGGTGCTGCTCACCGGGCCCACCGGCTCGGGCAAGTCCACCACCCTGGCGGCCATGGTGGACATCATCAACGATGCCTACGAGAAGCACGTCATCACCATCGAGGATCCCATCGAGTTCTTCCACACCTCGCGCAACTGCATGATCAACCAGCGCGAAGTGGGGGCGAACACGCACACCTTCGCCAGCGCCCTGCGCGTGGCCCTGCGCGAGGATCCCGACGTCATCCTGGTGGGCGAGATGCGCGACCTGGAGACGGTGCAGCTGGCCCTCACGGCGGCCGAGACCGGCCACTTGGTGCTCGCCACCCTGCACACCTCCAGCGCGACCAAGACCATCGACCGCGTCATCGACATCTTCCCCAGCGCCCAGAAGCAGCAGGTCCGCTCCATGCTGTCGGAGTCGCTGGAGGCGGTGGTGGCCCAACGCCTGCTGCCCACCAAGGACGGCAAGGGCCGCGTCGTCGCCACCGAGGTGATGGTGGCCACCACGGCGGTGCGCAACCTCATCCGCGAGGACAAGATCTTCCAGATCCCCAACGTCATCCAGTCCGGCTCGAAAGCGGGCATGCACACCCTGGACGGGGATCTGCTGCGCCTGGTGCGCGAAGGCAAGGTGGACCGCTCCGAGGCGATCCAGATCGCCGAGAATCCCAAGGTCTTCGACCTGGAGCTGGGCGACCATTACGTCTGA